In Siniperca chuatsi isolate FFG_IHB_CAS linkage group LG24, ASM2008510v1, whole genome shotgun sequence, the DNA window GTTGACCGAGATAATAGACCTAGACGACAAGTCTCTTCTGGCCATGGTGACGAAAGAGAACCTCCAAAGAGCCATGCATGAGAAAAGGATTGAACTTACTCGGATGGAGAAGATGGTGGCAAACAAGTAAGCTGTGTGCCCACATCTTGAGTCACTGAAGCCGGTCAGTATAACACTTTAAAGGATCATGCCAGTGTTTACTAATGTATTAgactattttgtttttgtactactgccaaccattttccaaagcatactaTGGTTCTTaaggtttttgcttttttaccCTCCAATTAGCGATTTGGTTTCTATTCAGTACAGTAGGAAGAATAAACAAAAGGATGCTTAAAACTAGCTTAAAGTAAAAAGTCGACTGTCAAGAGCAAAGCCAAGAGATAAATGAGAAGATCTATACcattcatgtctgtacggtaaatatgaagctgcagccagttagcttagcatagcataaagagtggacaCGAGGGGAAActcctggttctgtccaaaaggtaacaaaattcacctaTCAGCCCCTCTAAAGCTAATTcacattttatcttgtttgttttattaaaaaaaaccaaagaGGAAAATGacttgttgtggttttatggtgtttccaatctttgtgctaagctaacaggctggtAGCGGAAGCTgtatatttaatgtacagaacGTGGCATCAATCTTAGCTAACTCTCagcaaataaacatttcataaaatgtcaTACCCTTCCTTTTTAAGAAACTCCTGTGGAGCTCAGTTTGAATTTTCAAGTTCTTGAATTACAACAATACCTTGAACAGATGGGTGTGTAGTCTTCTATTGTGGTGTATTCATGCGCTCGTGGGAAGCTCAAACACACGCAATTTGATagcaaacagcaacatttattttttttaacgcAGCAAGCCCCAGAACTTCATTGTCCTTTTCACTACACTGATTGCTTATTGATTGCTTCTTGGGTTCAATTTGTCCATCAGTTTCTCATGAATGCAGAGAAAATATTGTCCatctacactgtacattttgtaacatttaatCTCCAAGCAAAATATAGGGTAAAATACTAACAAGGACTCCTCAAacacaggagggagagagaggccaAAGAGAGAGGGCAGCTTGAAAAACAAATTGCCAGTGAACAGGTAAGAGGCTCCAAtttgtgtaacattttatttatttatctgattAGTGATACTTGACTATTTATCGGCTTTCAGCTGAAGATACAGGGGCTGATGAGCCAGTTATCTGACCTGAAATCTGAACTTGCACAACAAGAGGTGAGCACCTGATTTGATCTTAGCTATACCCATACATTTTTAGTCTAAACACTTGGCAGAGTTGgttaaaaacaattttgcaTCCAGTAACTGAAAGCTTTTGAGGATTTACTGTACTctaaagaaaaaatatggtTTCACAGGAAGCCATTAAAGCTCTTGAGATGCAGATCAACTCCCAAGAAGCACCAGAAATCCAGGTGAAGGCAGAAGAAGCAGATACCTCAGAGGAACTACAAGCCACTAAAAGCATGGTGAAACGtcgaggaaaggaaagaaaaaaggctgTTAAATCTACTGAGAAGTTGCAAGACACAACAAACCAGAGTAAATCAACAAAgagtaaacacacagacaataaaACAGACAGTCAGACCACTGTGAAAGATGAGCATGCAAATAAGAACACAAGTGAAACTTTGACGACAAAACAGAAGTCTAGAGCTGCGGCAGAGAGGCTGACAAAGTCAGTAAAAGCAGCCAAAGAGCCACAGAAGAAAGTCGAGGAGCAACAATCAAATCCACAAAAGTCCGTACTCGCTGCAAGAGGGAGAAGAAAGCCTCCTGCGACCACACAGACCGTAGCTTCACAACTGAAAAATCAAAGTAAAGTGAAAACTGGGGAAGCTCAGTCCACATCACAGCAGGCGGCCCCCTCGCGCAGCAGACAGAAAGCTGCAGACGATGCTGTTGAGGAGGCACCAAACGCTGGTCTGAGGAGATCCAAGAGGATAGCCAGCAGGAGGTGAATGTGTTTGACTgttgagcagctccactggcaTTGTTTTTCTCAAGAGCACTTTAGTGGTAGTTGATGCAGACTGCTGACACCACACCTCCTTTTTTAGGTCTTACTAGATTACATTAGGTgtggctctagagatggcaatgatggtcagtccaccactttggtccagactgaaatatctcaccaaCTATTAGATGTATTGCCATAAAATTGGTTCCTAGAGAATGAATCCttacaactttggtgatcctcggacttttcctctagcgccaccttgAGGTTGACATTAGTgatttttgaatgaaatgtctcaacaattgACCATGTCCTCAGGATGAACTAATAACTTTGCAgatctttttttactttttatttagtgccatcatcaggtcaaaatttttaattctaacaatgtgtttggttttttaatttctttttttttaatgttttatatataattttaaaaatctgttggctttttttttttgtttttgttttttttatgggaaaaaataaaatggaacttCACTTTCATGTTTGGTGCATGATGCTTTGAAGCTGATGCTAAGCTGTTTCCACTAAGTgtacaataaagtaaaaatatgaCAATTATAAATCAAagacacctttttttttctttttttttttttttttaagagtggaTGCTTGCCATCACAGGAGCCTGAAGCCCAAACCCTCATCACAACTGAATTAAATGTGATGTCTGATTTGTGGTTAAAAATGAAATTCCTTCACGCTATTTTTACAACTTGACCCCTGCAGCACATGTCACAAATGGCTCTCTAACTCTTAAGCATGTTTAATGAAGTTTTCTGTAGATTAGTAAAATGTAATCGTAGATTGGTACTTGTTAATGGTGTGAATCCTTTGATTTCTGTAAACTTGTGAAGCTAAACCCACTTTCTGTAAGAGCCGGCGGACATTTTCACATCTCATCTCTGTTTTACTGTCACAATTGGAAAAGAGTCACAAGCGTTGCTGAATCACTGCAGTTTCCTTCCAGTAATTCTTGGGTGGATGAGCAGGAATTTGGGTGAAACGTTGTTAATCTTTAACTCCCAATCAATCGGTCTGAGCTGGGGAAGAAGGAAAAACACCCCACGTTCACTATCCGTGAGTCTGGAGTAAGAAGAAATTGTGCTGACAGTTGGAATGTTTCGAGGCACCTTCTTAAGTTACAAATTAAGTTTGAACTGACGGTCAAATTTGTTCGTCATTTGCTAGGATTTGCTTCTCAAATGGCCACAGTCTTGACAACCGATGTAACATCTATCTTAACAGCTGAAGTTCTGTTATGTTTTTCCACCTTGGGTCTCGATCCTTGACTTTTCCTGCAATCTGGGAGGCTCAGTTTCAGTCTGACTGTAATCCCCAGAACGTGAAGAGggatttcccttttttttttttttttttttttttttttctttttttttacacacacagccttGTGGCACTATCTTCATGGGGAcccatcattgacataatgcattccctagcccttcccttaaccatcacaactaagtgtCTAACACCAActcttaccctaaccttaaactaATTGTAACCCTAAAACCAAGACTTTaccctcaaacagcccttttAAACTTGTGGGGTCCAGCATTTTGGCCCCACAAAGCTGTTGGGACCCCACAAGTATAGTGGACTCCCAATTTTTGGACCCCAcgaatatagtaaaacacacacatctctgaTTGGTGAGATATTTGTCTGACGGTTAAGAAACACACCCGGCCAAGACCAAAGTAATACAAGCACAGGGTGGGAATCGTGGATCCATATCCTGCCATTAAGTTTAATTGTCTAATATCAATAAAGTCAACTTACCTCTTCTGCAAACTTATTATGAGCAATGAGTTTATTCTAGTATGGGTTTAGTTTTGGCTGCAGAGTTCATCACCTTATTTTTGTTCCCCTGTTATTCCtgcattatttctgttttcttctctgtggCTCAGCGTTCCTCCGAGTTTCTCTGCTTGTGTTTGCCAAACCTGGAACCGTGAACTGATTTTCAGAATCGAGGCATGGGAACATTACCTCAAATGCGTCAATTTCAGAAATCAGATCTTGTTTACGGAAGGAGTCCAAGCAGACAGCCGGGATCCTGGCCCGAGGAATTGTGGGTCATGGATTATATACAAATTGCTCATGTCTTTCGCCTTGTGGCTGGATAAACTTCCCTCTCTATTTAGGCACTTATGAATTGACCAACATTTTTCCTATTTACAAAATAGGCATACACAGTTTTAATGTATCAGTAGCCTCATGTCGTTTAGTATAGGCCTAATAATAATAGCTTATAGTAGTCTTGAAACTATATACTAGTGCTATAATGCACAAAAACTGACAATAATTGATGGTACTTCTGCTACATTATGAAATGTACCAATTCTTTTTTGCTATGGTGCATTTAGTGTAAGCCATCACTAGGGGGCAGTGCTATGGACCTTAACCCTCCACTGCACAACATTGCTCTGAAGCAACTAAGTCTTGTTGACCGTCTTGCTCTCccattaataaatatttaaattcttACATATTGTAATATCTGATGACATGTTTCTGATTAATCAAATGAGGAGATGATGTGCGGGTAATGTTGCATTTTGGGCTCATAACACCCTTTAAGAAAGCAGAGCCACATGTGGCACAGTGCAGGCATGTGCATGAGTCTCTAAAGAAGCGTAATTGTTggtttaatgacattttattcaGAGGTGAAAATTTTCATTAATGATAGGTGTATTTTGATGAAATATGAGCACTCAGGCCAATGTTTTTGCTATAATACTCACTGGCAATAATCAACACAGGTACTGATTAAGTGGTTGGGGTCTTTTCCTGCTGATGGTGAGGACAGCGAGCTTGAGGGCCGTGACAGTGAGGGGGAATGGATCCCACAAACAGCTTTGAGAGGCAGTTATGTAGGTTTCACCACTACAGCCAATGCACAGAAACCACACATTCTTGGTCTCCATAGAATTAGATATTCCTTAAACCAAGAATGATACATATTTACCGTTTATGATGGTACAAACAGCATTTTGCAAAGTGTAGGGTGGAAATAAGAACcaggagagaaaaacatgtaTCCATTAACATATAGTatacttgctttatatttcaaaggttcataaaatatttatgaaaaagacaaactaaATTGTTACATAACGAAACGAGGGACTATATGCATTTTCCAATATAACTTTTCAAATGTTGCTGGTTTTCACCTAATATTTGCTCCACAGAAGTCATATTTTTCTTGGTTCTTGTCCTGAGGCAAAACATGTGGGTGGGCTGGGTTTATCAGAAGACACAAAtcttacaacaaaaaaaatagttAAGTATAATTCATGCAATAGAGGGCTAACATCTGTTAAAACATTAGTGTCAAGGTTAGAGAGCACCGTTTAGCAGAAGAATGTCTTTGGTGTGACGTTATTTAGTTTGACTTTTTGCGTGCCGTCCTGAACCATCTGTCCTCCCCGTGACGCTTCTCTGTTTAGTTTGGACACCAAAGCAAGACGGTCCCCAGTCCCCTGCCAAGGAAAACCCTGTAAAAGTATATTAGTGAGAGCGAGGGCTGAGACCAGAGGAGGTTAGGCCTGTGACACATGTATGAGCAGCCGTGCCAAGTCTAGCAAGGCAGGAACACATTTGCGCTCACTGAATGCATCCAAATCTCAGTGTGGAGGCAAAGTGTGAATCCTGCTGCTCAGTTCTTGGGCCAGTTGCACTAAAATCCTAAACCGAGAGAGAGCACTTCACAAGAGGACCCGTGTCTTTACTGTGGTTTCCAAAAGCCAAAGATGACCGCAGACACGAAACAGTTTTGGTTTAATCATTAAAGTGAAGGGTCTGAACCACATGGTCTCTAAATAATGTGATTGCCATGGAAGAACATTGGTAAGAGGAGAAAGCTATAACTACGACTAAATGCTTGATTAATTTGGTGTTGCAAAAAGATCCACAACTTCAATACTGTCACAGCAGCTTATAATAAATCTGTTCAACATACAGAATCAGCAAAAGCAAAGCACAAGAGCAAAGCACTTGTTCCTGAAGTCATTTGTTTTGCTCCATTGCGTGGAATCCACcaggaaaggagaagagaggaaggaagggtgTCTTGTACGTGTTCggaaagcaaaatgaaaaataaaatgcaatagACTAAACATTTGGACAATGCCTGCATTTGCACAGACAATTTGTGGATAGTGAACATGTGAGGTGAAAATGAGGTGAAAATATTCTTCAGATTTGTTCAAGCCCCCAAACCCTTTTTGTCAAACAAGCATCCACCTCTCTTAACAAGGGTGAAAAGGGAAGTTCTCCATGGGGAGCAACTCACTGCATTATCGCCTTTTATTATCACATTAAAGGAATCATTCTCCACATGATATACCATCAGTTTGTAATATCTATATTAGGAAGTAGAGACCACCAGAGTGGTGGAGTATGCAGGCATGACTAAAGGAGTAGTCTGACATACTggaaaatgtgcttatttgctttatggccgagagttagatgagaagattgacaccactctcataactggacgttaaatatgaagctacagctggttagcttagctcagcagtgtgaaatacaaaaagttgtggttttaccgGAGGTTACGCGtcgggactatttcttggctacGCACAGTCAATTCCTGTAATctcagctggttgcctggcaaccttaCAGTGACAGCAAGacttttttgtatggattaaacaaacaagataacgtgttaattagtgagctttagaggtgctggtaggcccctttggacagagccaggctagctgttatcccctgtttccagtctttgtgctaagctaagataaccggcTGTTGGCtctggtattgatcttctcatccatctgtatttcccaaaatgtcggaACTATTCATCATTTAAGAGTGAATGTATCGAAAGACAAAAGTGTACGGTGATGGCGACATTATACTGACCCTCTGTGTCTGTGAATCCATCACATCAGCTTTATTGGTCAAGGACGTCTGCACTTAAATGACAACGTCTTTGGTGGGCTGAGTgaggcacatactgtactgtaccccgACAGAGATTAAGATGTCCACAATAGGCAGCTCATGTGAAAAATACTAAATACCAGTAGCCTTAAAAAGGAGGCAAACTGCCTCCACCCGCACCTGTAGTCAATTAgtccctctctctgctgtatCTCATGTAACAGACTCAAGTGCACTTAAATCAGCTGAgtgtgaattctcacatgcagGATTACTTGATTTGACTGTACAATGCAACCCATGTCGGACATGTTAGATTATGAGTGTCCTATCACAGAAGCCATCAAATGTATAGATTGTTAAGTCTAGATACAAGTTTTTGTACTTGTCAGATGttgcattttaacatttctacTAACGAAAAGAAGCATTTCAAATTTCAGATTAGATATATCTAATGTCATTGCAATGTCTCTGGTTTGACTCTGCCCATGGACCTCTATTGCCCAGCAAGAACAATTAAATATCCACAGGTAAAAGTACTTCACATACCTCCCAAACAAGCTCAAAGTTTTTCACAATGATCATCATCATATTCTGGGAGCTTTAGAATCAATTTTAAGAATATTCAAAATCCGATAGCAGCTGTTAACAAATATGTCACCTTTTTAATCCTGACTATATTTTAAGTTGAACTGGTGTCTTGTACGATAGTTATGGACTATCAAACATAATTTCAGTGGTGTTTAACCAAGATCAAACAGGATCTCcatattttgtgcatgtgtgtgactgagtttGAAAGAGACTAGATCAAGCCAATAAAAACTTGGTCTCCTGGCAAATGAAGAGAGACTCAGTCAAAGCTGGACAAACAGGGTCCAGAGCTGAGCTGCTGAGGAGGCACAGACCCACTGCAAAGACCAACAGTAGTCGTCTGCCTTTGCTTTTCTGGTCTGGCTATGTTCTTATTAtcattctgtctctgttttgactctctgtctttctctcacattCTTTCTCCAGTCTCATGTTTATTCCTGGTCCTCGAAATGACACTGAAACGACGCTGCCAGAATCCTCTTGACATTAATATGATGTGAGGCAGGGTGAGATTAATCCATCAACGCTGTAGCACTGTGTTGTGAGAACTGATGGAGTTGATAAAGTCTCCCAGAGATGGCTGACTTCAGCTGTTTCCGTTTCTGGAAGTAATTTCGCTGGATAATAAAGAAATGTCAGTGTAACCTTTAGATACACATATTCCTTTGTATTTAAGGGACATTAGGTGTCCAGTGGAAATTTAATGCCCCTTAAATATCAACGTTCCTTTCTTGAAACCATGACCAAGCTTAAACTACGTTTAGTACTTATTTTTACCCAAACCATGCAATTTCCTTAACCAACTCGTTTTTTTGTGCGTAAAACCTGAGCAAaccttcagttttattttcgtAACAGTGATCTGTAacaaatgatgtcgtcctgctgatgggggtgtcagatcagaaagcGCTTCTATGCGTTGTTCTGGAGGGCAGATACAAAGAACGTACGATCTtacttattacatttttaagctATTAAAATCAGGACAAAACCCGATACTTAAATGGCCATATGAGGAATGTAGTTTCATAAGTAGTAGAAAAATTATAAAACAGACTAGAACTTTGTGAAGCATTCACACTCGAGGAAAGTTAAATTAGACAATATAACAAGTAAAATAAGGTGAAGATTTAGCAGGAGCACTTTAGAATAACGGATATGCACTTTATTTCATAAGCTGACATTTCATCGTGCCTTTTTTAGAGCTTAAAAGAGCTTCCAGGGCCTGCTGATGTGCAAAGTTAtccaaagaaaataaagtagtTTATTGAGTACAAATACAAGTAATAGcctttatctcctcacgcctcaattattgtaacagcctgttcacttgtcttaatcaaaaaactattaaacgactgcagactgtacagaactcagcagctcagctttcaaccaggaccaagaggtacgaccacatcacacctgtttcagcctctttacattggctccctgttggttttaggattgattttaagatcttgtttattacttttaaggctcttcatggcctggctccagactatattttagaccttgtaatcccttatgaaccttcacgtactttgagatcttcgggcaggggtcttctgtctgttcctgagtccaggatgaaaacaaagggggacagagcttttgccatcagggccccgaggctctggaacaacttgcccgaagaaatgaggttgtctgagtcagtgtcttgttttaagtctcttctcaaaacgcatttttatcggaaagcatatcctgattttacctgaactggcgatttgttttgataagtgctctataaataaagttttattattatcattatatgtatttatacaaAATATTCAATGAGCCCCAAAATTCAATGCCTTGAACCCAGTCTGGGATTAATTTCCCCTACTTCTAGAAGTAGGCTGGGCATAAGAAACTCACAGGGTCAACAGGAAAGATTACATCACGTTATGGGCAAAATTTCAACTTGAAAGCAATTTAAAGgttgtaacaaaaaaaataaaacagaccaAAACTAATTTAGACGCATCTCCATGCTTGTTACCAAAAGGCTTCTTAGCTGGAGGCAATCACAACAGTTATCCACACTCTGGCATCAGAGTCTCAGCCTGTGTGGCAGAAGAAGGCCAGGGTCAGTTTACTTGGCTCCTCAGAGGAATGCTGGGAATTGTTTGCACTGTCTGCTTCAACTTCTGCTGCTTCTGGCCAGCTTAGTTTCGCTGTTtctggatgcacacacacaaacacacacacataaactgaaTTGATCAACTGTGTTTTATGTTGAACCCTGTAAAGAGCACAGTGGCTTTGGTGCAGCCTGTTGGTGTCTGAGAGGCTTTGGAAGtagaattgtgtgtgtgtgtgtgtgtgtgtgtgtgtgtgtgtgtgtgcgagtgctTTTGAACCCGTAACAGACAGAATCTGGGATCGCAGCATCCTGGTCTGGTTGGCGAGGCGTAAAAGTGAGCCTGTTTTGAAGATATTAATGCAAATATTTTGCCAATTGCAGAAATAAAACAGGGCTTTGCGGCTTCATTTGACACACAAGCAGGAAGGAATTCAGCTTTTTTTTGCCTCAGTCACATGCACAAGAAAGTATTTCTGTTCAACATCATGCTCCCGCACTTGATAAATGTTCCCAAAAACACATGACAAGACTCTCTAATGATActttcaactgtttcacaacatGGGGCCGAAATACCTGTGGTTTGGTGCTCTTCAAACTTCAAAGCCTGTAATGTGCGCTGCAAATTACCCATGGAGGAGGTGGCTGTAAATTCTCACCCACCCACTACAGCATGACTTACAGAATAGGTGGGAGAAAAGGAATCCATCATTCATGTGAAAATTATCCCTTAATTAGTCTGGACAGCTCTGACAGTCATGTTTCATGGAAAAGAGACAAGATTTTGGCTCATTGTCTAGTTTTTCAGGCTATTATATTTCATATCTTTGCCTCCAGCTGAATGAATGTCAGACAGCTGCCATTCCTGACTCCAGAGAACTAAAATGAGCTTGTTcacattagaaaataaaagGAAGTGTGCACACACCCAAACATTCTGACCAGGCTAAAGAATTAGCCTTATAGTGCCCCTTTTGGGTGTGCCTGGTCACAATCTCACTACACAGCTGGTACTGGAAGTTTGGTGATGTATTAAGTACTTGCAGGTTGTACAGTGGCTAGTTTTGTTTGTGGCAAAAGGGATACTAAGAGGAAAGCTGTACTGATGTTGCTTCATATTCAGTAGAGCAGGATTATATAGAATTGGGTTCTTTCATTTTAGACTCACTGGTTCGCTTTGATCCCACAAAGGTCctacattttgctgtttaatATCGATCAGGGCAGAGAAGGTCAAATCACACTTATCAGTAGTTACACTAGCATGTCAGTGGCATGCAACATGCCTCAAAATATTTCATCAAATTGATCcatgtcattttgaaaaataaattgcatgCATCTTACATACCTGTTGCCAATAAAGCCCTTTCGATAAATCGGCGGGGCGGATATTATCTTTATTGGTTTATCGCAGAAATATCTGTACCAGTATATATGTCTGACCCATTTCAGAGTACactcacacatttattttttaaccataAAATATCTTGCTGAGTACATATTTGGTCAGAATTGTGACCAAGTGGAACAGGGCCAGATTGCCTAACACTGAAgcttttctatttcattttggAAACATGCACCTTTACCCGGAATGTATGTTCAATGAGGCAAAGCCTCTATGAGACAAATATGCTTGTTAACATGTCATtaatttgtcttattttcaGCCATATTAAGTTTATGTGAGTGTGGGAATGCAGAGTTTAACATTTGTATGGTGTTCAAAGCAAACATTTATTCGATCCCCTGGACATGACTTCTTGTTGCAGGCTAATTCCTGAATCCACACTGTACTGTTCTGCTACTATTCCCAAAGGAATGCTATTAAACtcatgtttattttctgtttcatgcCGTCTGGATCCTTTTATAATTGCATTGCAAAATAAATACTGGTTTGAGGGTGAAAGAATCACATCTTTGTGTTGAAACCTTTAATACTGCAAACTTTCTGGTCTCTTGCTGGCAAATTTATAAGATTAGTATACTTTAAATATTAACCCAAGCCATTGTATACAATAACTATGCCAATTAACTAGCCTGCAGTGTTTTGAATGCCATgatcatgaatgaatgaaaaaaacattgttgcctcattgccattttaaatttaaataaatataaagaaaatgtacaatatttaatAACTATTTTCACCAGGGTTACCTGTTCATTTTGGTATTTGTGGCATTGCCTGTTGACATTTATCTTAAACACTCATGTTTCAACCTAGCATTGCTGAACCTTCAGTCTGCGGAGTGAGGTTATAGCGCACCTCCAGCCACTCCGTGGacatacagagagacacagGGTTGGATTTACTGTGTGTGCTGCTGGGTGGGTGGATGTGGAGGAATCATGAGTGTGTATCGAGACACCTTTCTGGTTTTGGTCAAACAGCTTTCCCATGAGAAACTCAACATGGGCCCCCAACATGTCTGTCTGAAAAACGACCCCAAACTGACACAGAGTAAATGTAAGTGAAAGATATAGGACTTGCTGGATCAGCAGGCTAAGGTGTACCAATGTAttcacaaatgtgtgtatgtatatgtccAGCATGACACTTGTGTCTTCACTGCATAACCTAAAATCTAATGAACAAGTGTCttttcacaaaatgaaaaagaaaaagagctaTTCATCAGCATAGCAActttaatttcctgtttgtaACATTACTCACTTAGACATCCctaaagctgttaaaaatgacaaatccaccataaataacaaaaacttaaatttttaaaatacattgtgacacttaaaaatgataatttaaatgtaaacgATGCCCCTTTTAAAAAAGAAGCTTTGAG includes these proteins:
- the si:dkeyp-34c12.1 gene encoding uncharacterized protein si:dkeyp-34c12.1 gives rise to the protein MTDRYFDILRDSGHTGNYIPSGRQLPRTPPLMDVKRHLDFCNDDPNEEWEEPPQNMEAGAKGQDNNQNRTFDFNTAETKTEHIFEPNDPNSMLKGMKGYQLTPTDLEFIKKMKEEKLIKKLQRDLEEVQRLLKKETMTAELVHASREKAQAELKKFPSCEELTEWVKVVLKMTSKLPLTEIIDLDDKSLLAMVTKENLQRAMHEKRIELTRMEKMVANKREREAKERGQLEKQIASEQLKIQGLMSQLSDLKSELAQQEEAIKALEMQINSQEAPEIQVKAEEADTSEELQATKSMVKRRGKERKKAVKSTEKLQDTTNQSKSTKSKHTDNKTDSQTTVKDEHANKNTSETLTTKQKSRAAAERLTKSVKAAKEPQKKVEEQQSNPQKSVLAARGRRKPPATTQTVASQLKNQSKVKTGEAQSTSQQAAPSRSRQKAADDAVEEAPNAGLRRSKRIASRR